The Simkaniaceae bacterium genomic interval GTGAGGCTAAAGGTCCTCCCCCTGAAGAGGCCCCAAGCATGGCAATTGAGTTAGCAAGACCGATGAGAAAAGCTCTTCGTCGAGGATCAAACCAATGAGAAGAGATATAGACCATAGAGACAAAGGCAAAAGCAGACCCGGCGCCAATTAAAAAGCGTCCGAGAGCAGCGATGTTGACCGAAAAGGCAAAAGCAAAAACCATCGCACCGATTCCACAGATGAGGGAGGCGGTACTGAGAAGTTTTTTGACTCCATAGCGATCAATTAAAATCCCAACAGGCAGTTGCATTGGGGCGTAGGCGTACAAATAAAAGGCACTGATAATTCCCACAGCAGAGGCGTTAATTGAAAAAGCAAACATCAAGTTATTGACAATGACACTGGGAGAAACGCGCAAGACAAATTCATAGAAATAAAATAAAGCGGCTAATGACCAAATCAGCCATTTTAAATGATGATGTGGTTTCTGATGTGTCATGTGATGGTTCCATGGGTATTTTGTGTATTTTTAACAAGATGGGATAAAAACTCAAATCCTTTCTCTCTATTTCTTGAAAAACTTTAACCTCGACTTTGTACATTTTTCGGACGCAAGTTTTGCAAGATTTTGACATACAATCGGTTACCAATTCCTGCAATCGGCTTGAACACGCCATTACAGGAATTGGTAACCGATTGTATGTCAAAAGATTGTGAAAATCGCGCCGAAAAATGTACAAAGTCGAGTTAACTCGAGTTTAAGAAAAAGTCGATATCAGTAGCTTGAATTTCAGACTGAGATTTAATATACTTGGATTCCAATCCAGGATCACAGTTTAAATAATACCATTCAGGTCGGAGTTATGAATCTCTCTCTTCTTTTAAAAAATCTATTCACAATGCTAGTGTTTACCGGACTTCCTTTCGTGAATGTTTATCATTCATTTACAAATAGTTTGTTCTTCAATGCCGAGATTACAGAGGCAACGGGATTGGAAAAATGGGCCAATCAGGTGCTAATCCCGGCGCATTATCTCTTAGCCGGCAGGTCAATCGAAATAAAAAATGAAGAGAGCGATCGTATTTACTGCAATATTCATCAAAAATATACATATGATCATCAATTTGTACTAAGAACGGTAGGTTCTGCAGTGGCTCTGCCAATAAGTGTCGTGCTTGGATCGAGTCTCAAAGGGCTTGCTATGATTAATAAAGAGGTGAGAGAGCGGCACCAAAAGGTTGCCGATTGGATCCGATCAACCCCTATCCGATCGCATTTAGAAGAGTATCAAAACATTGGGATCAGCACCGCTTCCTATTTAGATGGGGAACAAGCGGAGTGTCTTAATTGTAAGCGGCGCGAGAGTGATCTTGACCATATGAAGGCAGATCGAGATGCACTGAAAGAGGTTGTGCGGATTCTAACAAAGCATCAAATCTTATTTTGGATTGATTGTGGCACATGTCTAGGTGCCTATCGTTATGGCGGGATTATTCCCTGGGATTTCGATGTGGATTTAGCCATTCTTCAGCCCGATTTTTATAATGCCTTTTTTGCACTGAGATCTGAGTTAGATCCCAATTTATATACGGTCCAAGATTGGTCAGGCAGAGATTGTCCCGGATCGTATTTAAAAATCTATGTGAAAGCATCGCGATCGCTCATTGATATTTATCACTTTAAAATTGATCCCAAAACACAAACAATTAGCTCAATTTCTTCGAATGATCAAAGCGTTTTTTTGCCGGAGTGGTGGAAAATTCGTGAAAGACGCTATACCATTCCGACTCCGTTTGAACAGGTTTTTCCTCTCAAATTAGCGCAGTTTGATGGGATTGTTGTTCCGGTTCCCAATCAGACAAAGCAATATCTGCAAGCGCGCTATGGTGAAAATATTAGCCCCAATCGGATTTATAATGAAGTAGAGCAAACTTACGAAAAGGACCCTTTGCATCCCTATTGGCAACTCGACTATGCTCATTGAGCATTGCACCTTTTATCTTAAATTTGTAATGTGAAGTATACCGCTCGTGATTCAAGAGTTGTTTTTTTTTGTCGCCGGCATCCCCGCTTGGTCGATTTGACCTCGCCTCTGCCTATTGTGAATAGCGCAGCGGCTCGGGTTAAAAGGCCTTCGGCCTGATCGACTATCGGCGCGCCGGCTTCTAAAAATTCCAACTCTTGAATCACTCCCGGTATACCGAAATGAGTTGAAGAATTGGGGTTTTAGCTTTGATAGCGCTTCGAATTTTTATCAGGCTTTAGCCGGCTTAATTTTTTGATCCTATTGAAGATAGGTCAAAAAATTAAGGGTGAAAAGTCGAAGATGCCGGCGAAGATAAAAACCAATTCTTCAACTTATTT includes:
- a CDS encoding LicD family protein, whose amino-acid sequence is MNLSLLLKNLFTMLVFTGLPFVNVYHSFTNSLFFNAEITEATGLEKWANQVLIPAHYLLAGRSIEIKNEESDRIYCNIHQKYTYDHQFVLRTVGSAVALPISVVLGSSLKGLAMINKEVRERHQKVADWIRSTPIRSHLEEYQNIGISTASYLDGEQAECLNCKRRESDLDHMKADRDALKEVVRILTKHQILFWIDCGTCLGAYRYGGIIPWDFDVDLAILQPDFYNAFFALRSELDPNLYTVQDWSGRDCPGSYLKIYVKASRSLIDIYHFKIDPKTQTISSISSNDQSVFLPEWWKIRERRYTIPTPFEQVFPLKLAQFDGIVVPVPNQTKQYLQARYGENISPNRIYNEVEQTYEKDPLHPYWQLDYAH